Part of the Candidatus Saccharibacteria bacterium genome, AGCTTGAACAAGAAGAGAAGAAAGATCCAATTGCCGAGCTAAAAAGTAAGCGCGATTTGTCTGATAAAGCGCAAGAAAGACCACCAGTAGTGGCTGTTATGGGTCATGTTGACCACGGTAAGACTACCTTGCTGGATTCTATTCGTGAAACTAAAATCGCCGAAGGCGAGTCTGGTGGAATTACTCAACACATATCCGCCTACCAAGTAACGCAAAATGACAGAGTAATCACCTTTTTAGATACACCTGGCCATTCAGCTTTTGCAGCGCTTCGTCAACACGGTGCGGCACTGACTGATGTTGCTGTTATTGTAGTGGCTGCTAATGATGGTGTGATGCCACAAACCAAAGAAGCGGTTGAATATGCACAGCGTGCCGGTGTACGAATTGTCGTTGCTATTAATAAAATGGACGCCGATGGTGCCGACCCTAATCGTGTTAAGCAGCAACTGAGTGATCTGCAGTTGATCCCAGAAGATTGGGGTGGTGACACTGTAATGGTAGAGGTTTCTGCACTTAAAAATACGAATCTGGATAAGTTGCTTGAAATGATTCTTTTGGTGGCCGATATTGATGAACTTAAGGCTGATACTGAAGTGCCCGCAGAAGGTATTGTGATTGAATCTCACACTGCCACCGGCAAGGGTCCGATCGCGACTATACTTGTTGAGCATGGGGTGTTGCGTGTGGGTGACTTCATAGTTACTGCTGGCACATATGCCAAGGTGCGAACCCTAGAAGATACATCAGGTAACGTTATTTCTGAAGCTGGCCCTTCGTGTCCAGCTGTTGTTACAGGATTTAAAGATGTCCCTGTTTTTGGCCAGCGGTTTGAAGAAGTTGAAAATGAAAAAACGGCCCGTAAATTAGCCAGTGAAGCTGGTCAGCAAATGCAAAAAGTTCGCACCAATGTAGTTAAATCTGCTAGCGACTCTGATGTTCTGCAAGCCATCGAACAAGAACGCCTAACGCAACAACTTAAACTAGTTCTAAAAGCTGACGTGCAAGGATCGCTCGAATCAATGATTACTTCGCTTGAAGAGCTTGGCAACGATGAAATTTCAGTGAAGGTTATTGCGTCTGGTGTTGGTGATATTAGCGAATCAGATATTACTGCCGCTCAAGCCGCAGAGGCTTCAATAGTTGGGTTTAATGTGCACGCCTCTGGCACTGTAAAACGCCAAGCAGTACGGGAAAATATTGATATAAAGAATTACACAGTAATTTATCAACTACTCGATGACGTCAAAGAAAAGATGCAGGAGTTGCTGCAGCCAAATATCGTTGAAGAAGAGCTAGGAACACTAAAAGTAAAAGGCATATTTAGGACCACGCAGAAGCAAGTTGTCTGTGGTGGTTTAGTTACAGAAGGTAAACTCGTCAACAATCAATCAATCGTGAAGATTTTCAGAGAAGACGAACAAATAGCCGAAGCGACTATAGTTAGTCTGCAAAAGGGTCAGGATGTTGTTAAAGAAGTATTTAAAGATGACATGTGTGGCCTAGAGCTCGCCACCGATGAAAAAGTAAACTTAAAAGAAGGTGATAAGCTGGTTTGTATTCAGCGTACATCTGTAGTTAAAAAACTCTAGCGTTTTACTGTAGTAAACTTACATATATGGAACAAGAAAGCTTTGCTGAGCCGGTATTGGTTATAAATCGACCAGAGTCTTTTACTGCTCGTCCAGAAAAAAGCCAAGCAAACTTGCGCCAACGAGCTGCCAAATTTATAAGCGGCTTCCTTTTGCCAAGCAAAGAGGTTAAGACGAGCAGGGGTGTAGATTCAAAGACATCTATTTTCGACATTTTAGATGTCGATGTTCTTGGTCGGAAAAAGAAGGAAGAGAAAAAAGAACAACCAACCCTCTGGGAGCGAATACAGGAAAGAGCTCTATACTGGCGCGAAAAAGCAACTACTGATGAAGATACGTTTTTTGATACATGGCTAAAGAAGAAGACCCCCAATAACGATGTCCATAGTGGCGGCAGTGATTATGGCTTTGATATAGGGGAGTTGTTTTCGATTACAGCAACACAAAGACCGACTGAGAGCCTGCTCAGCACAGAAGACGCCCTGCCGGAAGGAGCCGAAAAGCCAACAGGAACAAGAGAAACTATCGTGCAAAAATATTTTACAAAACAAAAAACTACTATCACCAAACTACTTACTCGGTCTAAAACACCAGAAACACAAGCAGAGTCGGATGCTACAGAATCACTGCCCACTGACCCTTCGGTGAACGTACAGCAACCCGCAAAGGCCGAGACAGCTGGAGTTGACCTGTATCATTCAACCGAGAAGAAAGGGCGTACACACAGCGCACTCGGAGCGATCGGTGCAGCTGTATCGTTAGTTGCTTCTGAGATATCATCAACGCTTCATGTTCCAGCTAATGAAGGTGGAGATAGTGGAGTTGAGTTGGATCCGAAACCAACTCGCATGGAAGACGATATGAGCACTCCAGACGTTGAGAACAATGTCGCTACGGAGGGCCCGCTTGTTGCGAGAGTAAATTATTTTGACACCGAACAATTAACCGAACACTCACAACTACCTCGAGTAGACATAGAAGAAGCAGCTGTCGAGCCTGTTATTGTATTCGAAAGGCGAGTCGTAGAGTCAGTAGACAAACAACCTAAAAAGATCAACAAAACAGATCGAATAATTGAACACAAAAATAGTGCAAAGTCACCTTTCGAAGCTACGCAACAACCAGAAATTATTACCATGAATGATGGTGCTCAAAAAACAAAAGCAAGTGTCAAACAACAAAAATCAAACACAACAACGCAGAAGGAATTACCAAGAACCATTAAGCATAGTCGCAGGGAAAACCAACGGAGTGTTGTTGACGGTAAAGAGCAGGGTGTTGCGACAGCCAACAGCAAAGCTGATCTAAGTGAACATGCGAGGAGATTTACTGTGCGACGAAAACCCGAGCACAGAAAGCTTCAATTTAGAGAAGCCGCACAGCCCGAACGGTATGCCAAAATATCTGAAAAAAAAGAGACAAAACGTATATCACCCGAGAGTGCGGATAAGCAGGAAATAGACAAGACCGCCAATAAGAAAACTATCGTATCATATGCAGAAATGGTTGCTGCTGCACCTACGCCTGAAAACTATCTACAGAAGCGCCAATTAGAGTACAGAGTATTGATTGATGACGCTAAACGAGCAGTTGAAAATGCCACACGGTCACTGCGAAACCCGAAGCTACGGTATTGGACTCGACGCAGCGTAGGGGCGGCTGGGGTAAGTGGAATTGCGTATTCAGTCATTAGGCTGGTATTCTAGTTTTATGTTAAAAATTGATGATTCATTACTACAAACAGCCGGTCTTGCCGATCTGCCCGACGAGGAAAAGAAAAAACTACTAGCTCAATTCCGAGAAATGCTAGAAATGCGCGTTGGTGTTCGCTTGGCGCAGAACATGACCGACGATCAACTTGATGAATTTGAAGGCTTTATTGATACCAATGACCAGCCTGGTGCATTGAAGTGGCTTGAAACTAATTTCCCTAACTACAAACAAGTAGTTGCTGAAGAATTCGAAGGACTTAAAAAGGAAATTACCGAAAACGCAGAAGCGATTCGCTCAACTGTAGCGTAGGTAACTATAGGTAGCCGTTGGCAAAATCTTTTGCAGCCATAGGCTTTTTGCCATCTGGTTGTAGCGAGAGGATTTCTAGCACGCCTTCTTCTGTATTGATTTTGATAATGCCGTCTTCGTAGATTGGGGTTGTGACTGGTAGTGAAGCTGTTTCATTTGCGCGGGCATCAAGGATTGCGCACGGTATGTCATTAATAGTCATTTTAACCTTAGGCCAGCCACTGTAGGCTTTAATCTTTTTAACAATGAACTCTGCTGGCTCGTCGGTTGAAACTTTGCCATCATGCTTAGAGATAAGCGGCGTATATGACGGCGTACCTGTTTGCTGGAATGGCCGCAAGCTGCCACTCACAATATCGACCAGTGCATTTGGCAAAATGTCGACCGCCACAGCGACGACTTTTTCGTATAACTGCTGCTTGGTTGTTGTGTCGTCAATCTGAATTGTTTCTTGGAGAAATAACGGTCCTTCGTCCATCTTAGAGTTCAACTGCATGATCGATACACCAGTTTCTTTCTTGCCATCAAGCAAGGCTTGTTCGATAGGCGAGGACCCGCGATACACTGGCAGCAGTGACGGATGTACGTTAATAATTCCAAATGTGAATGCATCTAAAACGCTGCTGGGGATAATCATCCCAAATGATGCAAGTACAGCTATTTCAGATTGTAGGTGCATTGTAGTTTGCTGAAGCTCTTCTTTAGTAGAAACCCAGATTGTCGGTATGTTGTGTTGTTTTGCGATGCGTTCAACGGCCCACTCTGTTTTAGCTGGCCCCGACCCACGCAGAATTACAGCCTCGATTATGTGGCCGTAATCGATGAGTGATTGCAGAATTTGACCGTCACATTCAATACCAGTTGCAAGACTTTCATTACCAAAAAAAACTAATTTTTGGCCTAAGGAGGTCGAAAATCCGGCTCGTTTTACGTCAGTCTTAAGTGGCATTTTTGGTAACGTCCATGTATTTGAGTAGTTTCGTTTTTTCGTCGCCGGTAACTTCGTCCATTTGCCCTTCGGGTAGTAATTTGAAAAAACGACCTTCCGCACCAATTTTATCTACGAATGTAATGCCATTAGTATGGTCGACTTCATGCTGGAAAACTCGCGCTAAAAATCCCTTTACTACAAATTTAACTGGCCGCCCAAATTCGTTTTTGGCTTTTACTTTAACCTTGCTGTAACGGGGGACCATTCCGTACACATCAGACACACTTAAACAGCCTTCGTGCTCTTCGACAACCTCACCTTCATAGCGAGTTATTTCAGGGTTAATAAATATATCAAAATTAGTATTCGATTTGTCACGAAAGCTTTGCCGCACGACAACTACTCGTTGCAGAACACCAATCTGGGTAGCTGCAAGGGCTACTCCAAATTCATGCGGGCGGCTTGCTTCCCAGTCCAGCGTTGCTGATTTCATGTCCGCAATTAATTTTTCAATTTTTTTATTCAATGGAAAAGACACTTCGTCGGATTGCTGACGGAGGTTTTTAGTTGGTAGTGTTACGATGTCTTCTTTTGACGCCATGGACATTAGTTTACAGCAAATTTAATGGATCAAAATTACAAATTATATTTTCTGATTCTAGTTGACGAGCAATGGCATTCAGCGTTGATCGTTTTTTTGTCCTAAAAATTAAATGCCATTGTTTTTTGCCCGCTGGGACATACATGCTCGGAGCAGGACCAAGGCTATTGATGTTTTTAAACTTCTGCTTAATTCGCAACAGATCATTCTTTGCAGAGCTGTCAGAGTTTCGGCGAGCAGTGATTTTTAGTAAGTACGAGAATGGAGGATAGAATCCTTCTTGTCTTTGTTTGATTTCATACTCGTAAAATTCTTGATAATTTTCTGTCAGTGCCGCGGTAATGGCTTTGTTTTGCGGGTTAAGTGTTTGAATAAATGTCCGAGCACCTTTGCCTCGGCGATCATTTCTACCAATGACCTGCGTTAGCATTTGAAAAGTTAGCTCCTCGGACCGAAAGTCTGGAATGTAGAGCATAGAATCGGCGTCCACGACGCCAACGGTCGATAGACTTGGAAAGTCAAAGCCTTTTGTTAGGAGTTGTGTGCCAATAAGGATATCAATTTTGTTGTCAGCAATATTGGTTAAGAGTGATTTGTACGTAAATGCCTGCTTAGAGGTAATGTCGCGGTCAATTCTTTCAATGCGGGCCTGAGGAAATAATTTTTTAAGTTCTTGTTCCAGTTTTTGAGTACCAGTGCCGCGGTAATGAACATCGCTGGAGCCACAGTTTTTGCAATGGATGATCGGTTCGGACATCTTGCCGCAAATATGACAAGTGTTCTTTTTGTTGAAACTGTGGAATGTGAGGGGGTGAGAGCACAGGTCGCACTCGGCCTTCCACCCACACTCAGAGCACAGAATATTGGGCGAATGCCCTCGGCGATTTAAAAAAAGCAGCGACAGCTGTTTGCTGGCTGTTGATGTATCGATTGATTCGATAAGGGCATCGCTTAGCACTTTGCTTCGGCCAAAGAGTTGCTTATTAGTTCTATCAACGACGGAAATCGAATGGTTGCTGCTTTTAAATATTCGCTCGGGTAGTTTTAAATAATTGATCCGCCCAGTTTCGGAATAATACTGCTCTGTAACATTTGGCGTTGCTGTGGCGAGCACTAATTGGGCTTTTGCTTGCTTTGCTCGAAATGCCGCTATGTGAACACTGTCGTAATACGGGCTTGAGTCTTGCTTTAATGATGCATCATGAGCTTCGTCGATGATCACACAGCCAAGGTGCCGAACTGGTGAGAATACTGCCGAACGGGGCCCGAGCACAACAACGGGCTCGTCGCTAGTGGCAACTGCTTGCCATGCAGCGTGTCGCTGGGCTTCAGATAATTCGGAATGCATGTGGACAGTATTGAATCCATGTGAGTGTAGGATGGCCAGTGTTTGGTTAGACAAACCAATTTCGGGAACTAGTAAGATTACATCTTTTCCTCGCTGTATTGTTTTTTTGATAACTTCAAGCATAACCTTGGTTTTGCCGGAACCCGTTACGCCATGGAGCAAAAATGTGCCGTTGGTTGTGTTTTCAATCTGTTTTATAACGCGTTTTTGAGCAGCGGTTAAGGGAGAGTCGTCTTCGGTAGCTGTGGCGCTGGGCGTGGTGAATTTTTTTCGTCTAGTAACATGCAGTTTTGATGGTACGACCAATCGTGCTGACTCAATAACACTTAAGCTGTAGTAGTCTGAAATCCAAGAAATTAATTGCATAAGATCCGGGGGGAGGCTAAAGATGGTTTCAAGGATGGGTTTTGTGGTAAACGAGGGCTTGGAGGTCTTAGTGTGCACTAAAGCGGTTATGGTTCGCTTACCGTAGGTGACTTTAACCACATCACCTATCTGCAGAGCGCTGTCGTAGTGATAGGTCGCGAACCCTAAGTGTTTTGAGAGCGGCGAAAGTGGGATAAGTTCATAAAAATTGCTCATAGTATTATTGTACAGTTAAACGAAAATCGTAGTAATCAAAACAATATAAACATAAGCGGTCGAATCGTAAATAGAGGCTATTGAAACTGTTAATAGGTACACATAAATTTGTATTTTTGCTAAATAGTAGATAAAAATACAAAAAATCCTTGACTATAAATCGTTGCATTGAATACAATATAGGCACTATGTTGGACGTGTTTATTACATCTCGAGTTCGTCGAAAGATTTTGGTAGTCTATGCCAAATATCCTGATTTTCAGACGCATGTTCGTGGTCTTGCTAAATTAATCAAAGAAGACCCAGGTAATATTCAACGTGAGTTAACTAAGCTAGAAAAAGTTGGCTTCCTTAATTCACGCAAGGAATCAAACACCAAGGTATATAGTGCCAACACAGCTTTTCCCATATTTAAAGAACTTCAAAGTATTGTCTTAAAAAGCCAACGTGCGAAGCGAATTGCTCGTCAATCGTAATTAATGAACACAAAAAAAGGTAGCTTATTTAACCAAGTTCTTTTAGCGCGTGGATTACGGACCGAAGCGAATACATTTTTTGAAGCACCATATAGTAGACTTTCGCACAATCCATACCTATTAACAGATATGAATAAAGCCGTTACTAGAATTGTTCATGCAAAAAAAACAAACGAAAAAATTTGTGTATATGGCGACTATGACATTGATGGGCTGACTGCAACTACCGTGCTGCTGGACGCTTTTAAGGCTTTTGGGATAGACGCCTTTGCGCATATTCCTAATCGATTTAGTGAGGGGTATGGGCTAAATAACCAGTCGCTTGATGCTATTAAA contains:
- a CDS encoding translation initiation factor IF-2 — protein: MAEKTITIGDSITVSDLADKIEVSAAELVGALMKSGVMATLNDYIDFDTAAIIAADYEVELEQEEKKDPIAELKSKRDLSDKAQERPPVVAVMGHVDHGKTTLLDSIRETKIAEGESGGITQHISAYQVTQNDRVITFLDTPGHSAFAALRQHGAALTDVAVIVVAANDGVMPQTKEAVEYAQRAGVRIVVAINKMDADGADPNRVKQQLSDLQLIPEDWGGDTVMVEVSALKNTNLDKLLEMILLVADIDELKADTEVPAEGIVIESHTATGKGPIATILVEHGVLRVGDFIVTAGTYAKVRTLEDTSGNVISEAGPSCPAVVTGFKDVPVFGQRFEEVENEKTARKLASEAGQQMQKVRTNVVKSASDSDVLQAIEQERLTQQLKLVLKADVQGSLESMITSLEELGNDEISVKVIASGVGDISESDITAAQAAEASIVGFNVHASGTVKRQAVRENIDIKNYTVIYQLLDDVKEKMQELLQPNIVEEELGTLKVKGIFRTTQKQVVCGGLVTEGKLVNNQSIVKIFREDEQIAEATIVSLQKGQDVVKEVFKDDMCGLELATDEKVNLKEGDKLVCIQRTSVVKKL
- the def gene encoding peptide deformylase, which codes for MASKEDIVTLPTKNLRQQSDEVSFPLNKKIEKLIADMKSATLDWEASRPHEFGVALAATQIGVLQRVVVVRQSFRDKSNTNFDIFINPEITRYEGEVVEEHEGCLSVSDVYGMVPRYSKVKVKAKNEFGRPVKFVVKGFLARVFQHEVDHTNGITFVDKIGAEGRFFKLLPEGQMDEVTGDEKTKLLKYMDVTKNAT
- the priA gene encoding primosomal protein N', whose protein sequence is MSNFYELIPLSPLSKHLGFATYHYDSALQIGDVVKVTYGKRTITALVHTKTSKPSFTTKPILETIFSLPPDLMQLISWISDYYSLSVIESARLVVPSKLHVTRRKKFTTPSATATEDDSPLTAAQKRVIKQIENTTNGTFLLHGVTGSGKTKVMLEVIKKTIQRGKDVILLVPEIGLSNQTLAILHSHGFNTVHMHSELSEAQRHAAWQAVATSDEPVVVLGPRSAVFSPVRHLGCVIIDEAHDASLKQDSSPYYDSVHIAAFRAKQAKAQLVLATATPNVTEQYYSETGRINYLKLPERIFKSSNHSISVVDRTNKQLFGRSKVLSDALIESIDTSTASKQLSLLFLNRRGHSPNILCSECGWKAECDLCSHPLTFHSFNKKNTCHICGKMSEPIIHCKNCGSSDVHYRGTGTQKLEQELKKLFPQARIERIDRDITSKQAFTYKSLLTNIADNKIDILIGTQLLTKGFDFPSLSTVGVVDADSMLYIPDFRSEELTFQMLTQVIGRNDRRGKGARTFIQTLNPQNKAITAALTENYQEFYEYEIKQRQEGFYPPFSYLLKITARRNSDSSAKNDLLRIKQKFKNINSLGPAPSMYVPAGKKQWHLIFRTKKRSTLNAIARQLESENIICNFDPLNLL
- a CDS encoding ArsR family transcriptional regulator, with product MLDVFITSRVRRKILVVYAKYPDFQTHVRGLAKLIKEDPGNIQRELTKLEKVGFLNSRKESNTKVYSANTAFPIFKELQSIVLKSQRAKRIARQS